A single Sporosarcina sp. FSL W8-0480 DNA region contains:
- a CDS encoding ECF transporter S component, which yields MQNIQPGAHPATRARTFDLVLTAILSTLVLISTMFINIKLPIGQGGLIHLGTAMLFIVAILFGPKKGALAGAIGMGLFDIFGGWAIWAPTTIVARALQGYIVGKIAWSNGHHGDSIKFNILGAIASIPVMLAVYYIGQGIMYNNWVAPLASIPGDVIQNVVGLLIAIPLCIALKKTPFFRKRF from the coding sequence ATGCAAAATATACAACCGGGCGCACACCCTGCAACACGTGCAAGAACATTCGACTTGGTGCTTACCGCCATACTATCTACACTTGTCCTTATTTCAACGATGTTCATTAACATCAAACTTCCAATCGGCCAAGGCGGCTTGATCCATTTAGGGACAGCGATGCTGTTCATCGTCGCTATATTATTCGGTCCAAAAAAAGGGGCGTTGGCAGGTGCCATCGGAATGGGCTTATTCGATATATTTGGCGGCTGGGCCATTTGGGCTCCAACGACCATCGTCGCCCGTGCCCTGCAAGGCTATATCGTCGGGAAGATCGCCTGGTCGAACGGCCATCATGGGGACAGCATTAAATTCAATATTTTAGGGGCCATAGCCTCAATACCTGTAATGCTTGCTGTCTACTATATCGGGCAAGGAATCATGTACAATAACTGGGTTGCCCCGCTTGCTTCGATTCCTGGTGATGTCATTCAGAACGTCGTCGGTCTACTGATCGCCATCCCTCTATGTATCGCCTTGAAGAAGACACCGTTCTTCCGAAAAAGATTTTAA
- the hutU gene encoding urocanate hydratase gives MKADTLEKVIQYRGTELNTKGWQQEAALRMLMNNLHPDVAEHPEKLVVYGGIGKAARNWESFDAIVRSLKELENDETLLIQSGKPVAIFKSHTDAPRVLIANSNIVPAYANWDTFHELDKKGLMMYGQMTAGSWIYIGSQGIVQGTYETFAELAKQHFGGSLKGTITLTAGLGGMGGAQPLAVTMAGGVCIGIEVDETRIDRRIETRYTDVKTDSLDEAIRLAEEAKAEGKALSIGLLGNAADLLPEMIARGFNPDVLTDQTSAHDPLNGYIPSGMSLEAAAVLRDSDPDEYVKRAKASMAEHVSAMVVMMDKGAITFDYGNNIRQVAKDEGVERAFDFPGFVPAYIRPQFCEGKGPFRWVALSGDPEDIRKTDEVILREFSYNTHLCNWIKMAQEKIQFQGLPSRICWLGYGERARFGKIINDMVASGELSAPIVIGRDHLDSGSVASPNRETEAMKDGSDVVSDWPILNAMINAVGGATWVSVHHGGGVGMGYSQHAGMVIVADGTKEAEARLERVLTTDPGMGIARHVDAGYDLAIQTARDKGVNIPMMEGDK, from the coding sequence ATGAAAGCGGATACATTGGAAAAAGTTATTCAATACAGAGGGACTGAACTAAATACGAAGGGGTGGCAGCAAGAGGCGGCGCTTCGGATGCTTATGAACAATTTGCATCCTGACGTAGCGGAGCATCCAGAAAAGTTGGTCGTTTACGGCGGAATCGGGAAGGCGGCACGTAACTGGGAGAGCTTTGACGCGATTGTTCGTTCATTGAAAGAGCTTGAGAATGATGAGACGTTATTGATCCAATCTGGTAAACCGGTTGCTATTTTCAAATCGCATACGGATGCACCAAGGGTCTTGATTGCCAACTCGAATATCGTTCCTGCGTATGCAAATTGGGATACGTTCCATGAGCTTGATAAAAAGGGCCTCATGATGTACGGACAAATGACGGCTGGAAGCTGGATTTATATCGGATCACAAGGGATTGTCCAAGGGACATATGAAACTTTCGCGGAACTTGCGAAACAGCATTTCGGTGGTTCATTGAAAGGAACGATCACATTGACGGCGGGCCTTGGCGGCATGGGTGGTGCGCAGCCATTGGCGGTAACGATGGCGGGCGGCGTTTGCATCGGGATTGAAGTCGATGAAACGCGTATCGATCGCCGGATTGAAACTCGTTACACGGATGTTAAGACGGATTCGCTCGATGAAGCGATTCGACTTGCGGAAGAGGCGAAAGCGGAAGGTAAGGCATTATCGATTGGTCTCCTTGGTAATGCAGCAGATTTATTGCCAGAGATGATTGCACGTGGATTCAATCCGGACGTATTAACGGACCAAACATCAGCGCATGACCCATTGAATGGTTATATTCCATCCGGTATGTCGCTTGAAGCCGCGGCTGTGCTTCGCGATTCCGATCCGGATGAGTATGTGAAGCGAGCAAAGGCGTCGATGGCGGAGCATGTTTCAGCAATGGTTGTCATGATGGATAAAGGTGCTATCACATTCGATTACGGAAATAATATTCGTCAAGTGGCGAAGGATGAGGGTGTTGAGCGTGCGTTCGATTTCCCTGGATTCGTTCCAGCTTACATCCGTCCACAGTTCTGCGAAGGGAAAGGACCTTTCCGCTGGGTGGCGCTTTCAGGGGATCCTGAAGATATTCGTAAAACAGACGAAGTCATCCTTCGCGAATTCAGCTATAATACGCATCTTTGCAATTGGATTAAAATGGCGCAGGAGAAGATTCAATTCCAAGGCTTGCCTTCACGTATTTGCTGGTTGGGGTACGGGGAACGCGCACGTTTCGGTAAGATCATCAATGATATGGTCGCAAGTGGGGAATTAAGCGCGCCAATCGTCATCGGTCGAGACCATCTTGACTCAGGATCTGTTGCGTCTCCGAATCGTGAAACAGAAGCAATGAAAGACGGATCCGATGTTGTATCTGACTGGCCGATTCTGAATGCGATGATCAATGCTGTCGGCGGAGCAACTTGGGTATCTGTTCATCATGGCGGCGGAGTTGGAATGGGCTATTCACAACACGCTGGAATGGTTATCGTTGCGGATGGAACGAAGGAAGCGGAAGCTCGACTTGAGCGTGTATTGACGACGGATCCTGGAATGGGAATTGCCCGTCATGTTGACGCGGGTTATGACCTGGCCATTCAAACGGCGAGGGACAAAGGGGTTAATATCCCGATGATGGAAGGTGACAAATAA
- the moaA gene encoding GTP 3',8-cyclase MoaA: MEPIVDKLGRPIRDLRISVTDRCNFRCTYCMPKEIFGDDYVFLPKNELLSFEEIERFARLFASIGVKKLRLTGGEPLMRRGLPDLIEKLMKIEGIEDIGLTTNGVLLGQYAQPLYDAGLRRLNMSLDAMDSELFGKMNGRGIKPELILKNIDRAKEIGFTIKMNMVVQKGVNESEILPMAKYFKERGITLRFIEFMDVGNDNGWSFEKVVTKKEIYEMLRAEYEMEPAEEEYYGEVAKRYRYLDNGAEVGFITSVSESFCSTCTRARLSSDGKLYTCLFASGGFDLRELIRSGLTDEELLEAITGVWKGRGDRYSDERTEQTVKNRKKINMSYIGG, translated from the coding sequence ATGGAACCAATTGTAGATAAATTAGGCCGTCCGATTCGCGATTTGCGGATATCGGTAACTGACCGCTGTAATTTCCGTTGCACGTACTGCATGCCGAAGGAGATTTTCGGTGATGATTATGTGTTCTTGCCGAAGAACGAATTACTTTCGTTTGAAGAAATTGAACGCTTCGCTCGTCTTTTCGCGTCAATCGGAGTGAAAAAGCTGCGCCTGACAGGTGGAGAACCATTGATGCGACGGGGTCTTCCTGATTTGATCGAGAAACTGATGAAAATCGAGGGCATCGAGGATATTGGTTTGACAACAAATGGTGTGCTCTTAGGGCAATATGCGCAGCCTCTGTATGACGCGGGCCTTCGCCGATTGAACATGAGCCTCGACGCGATGGATTCAGAGCTTTTCGGGAAAATGAATGGTCGGGGAATTAAACCGGAGTTGATTCTCAAAAATATCGACCGGGCAAAAGAAATCGGGTTTACGATTAAAATGAATATGGTCGTTCAAAAAGGGGTCAATGAAAGCGAAATTCTACCGATGGCGAAGTATTTCAAGGAACGCGGTATCACATTGCGTTTCATCGAATTCATGGACGTCGGGAATGACAACGGCTGGAGCTTCGAGAAAGTCGTGACGAAGAAGGAAATCTACGAAATGCTGCGTGCAGAATACGAGATGGAGCCTGCCGAAGAGGAGTATTACGGTGAAGTTGCGAAGCGGTACCGTTATTTGGACAACGGCGCTGAAGTCGGCTTCATCACATCGGTTTCGGAATCATTCTGTTCGACATGCACGCGGGCAAGGCTTTCATCCGACGGGAAGTTGTATACTTGCTTGTTCGCTTCAGGCGGATTTGATTTACGCGAACTGATCCGAAGTGGTTTGACGGACGAAGAGTTGCTTGAAGCGATTACGGGTGTCTGGAAAGGCCGCGGTGACCGCTATTCCGATGAGCGGACGGAACAGACCGTGAAAAATCGTAAGAAGATTAATATGAGTTATATTGGTGGATAA
- a CDS encoding YjiH family protein — MAQIGEKVKTQSNPGMWKFFIFSAIGAFMFFVPVTMGGKNSIMLDHIVTWIQTHLGGALPYYALVVILAGAVYPFVSGTWKKSTVNMVFSFFKVIGLVVGIMLVFNVGPAWLFEPDMGPFLLNKLVIPVGLLVPIGAVFLALLVGYGLLEFIGVLVQPIMRPIWKTPGRSAIDAVASFVGSYSLGLLITNRVYKEGKYTAKEAAIIATGFSTVSATFMVVVAKTLDLMSMWNLYFWTTLVVTFIVTAITVHLWPLRSIKNEYYEGSTPQPELKPEGQRFSAAWNEAMETVSKAPTFAQNIIANVKDGLLMAMAILPSILSIGLLGLVLAEFTPVFDWLGYIFYPFTWALQLPEPMLVAKASALGIAEMFLPALLVVESALVVKFVIAVVSVSSIIFFSAVVPCIVSTEIPISIPQLIAIWVQRVILTIVIVTPIAYLLL; from the coding sequence ATGGCGCAAATTGGGGAAAAAGTAAAAACGCAATCGAATCCGGGTATGTGGAAGTTTTTCATCTTTAGCGCAATCGGGGCATTCATGTTTTTCGTGCCAGTGACGATGGGCGGGAAGAATTCAATCATGCTCGATCATATTGTGACATGGATTCAAACGCATTTAGGCGGGGCGCTGCCGTATTACGCATTGGTTGTCATTCTCGCGGGGGCGGTTTATCCGTTCGTCTCAGGAACTTGGAAAAAGTCAACTGTAAATATGGTCTTTTCATTTTTTAAAGTAATCGGTTTAGTCGTTGGCATCATGTTAGTTTTCAATGTGGGGCCGGCTTGGCTTTTTGAACCGGATATGGGTCCATTCCTATTGAATAAGTTAGTAATACCTGTAGGTTTATTAGTTCCAATCGGCGCTGTATTCCTTGCTTTATTAGTAGGGTATGGGCTGTTGGAATTTATCGGTGTCCTTGTGCAGCCGATCATGCGTCCGATTTGGAAGACTCCGGGCAGGTCTGCAATCGATGCTGTCGCTTCATTCGTCGGTTCATATTCTTTGGGGCTATTAATTACAAACCGCGTGTATAAGGAAGGGAAATATACGGCGAAGGAAGCCGCCATTATCGCGACTGGATTCTCGACTGTTTCCGCGACATTCATGGTCGTCGTCGCAAAGACGCTTGACCTGATGAGTATGTGGAATTTATATTTCTGGACTACGTTGGTTGTCACATTTATTGTCACAGCAATCACTGTCCATTTATGGCCATTGCGTTCAATCAAAAACGAGTATTATGAAGGTTCGACGCCTCAGCCGGAATTGAAGCCTGAGGGGCAACGCTTTTCTGCAGCCTGGAATGAAGCGATGGAGACCGTTTCCAAGGCGCCGACGTTTGCGCAAAACATTATCGCAAACGTAAAAGACGGACTTTTAATGGCCATGGCGATTTTGCCATCCATCTTATCAATCGGTCTTTTGGGGCTCGTATTGGCTGAATTCACGCCTGTATTCGACTGGCTCGGTTACATTTTCTATCCATTCACATGGGCGTTGCAGCTACCGGAACCGATGTTAGTCGCGAAGGCGAGCGCACTTGGTATTGCGGAAATGTTCTTACCGGCGTTGCTCGTCGTGGAATCTGCATTGGTCGTCAAATTCGTCATCGCGGTCGTATCGGTTTCGTCAATCATCTTCTTCTCGGCGGTCGTACCGTGTATCGTATCGACGGAAATCCCAATTTCCATTCCGCAGCTCATCGCCATTTGGGTGCAACGTGTCATTTTGACAATTGTAATTGTGACGCCGATTGCGTATTTATTACTATAG
- a CDS encoding pyridoxamine kinase yields MKKVAVIQDMSSFGKCSLTAAIPVLSVMGVQAVPLPTAVLTSQTEYPSYYCEDLTAKMGHFTNEWSKLGATFDGIHTGFVTGKEQIENIFSFLDTFYKEETMLLVDPVMGDRGQMYDVFTDELIGYMKELAKRADIITPNVTECCLLTGLPYDKLQSYRTNEDYLTAIREAGHRLQSMTNASVIITGLNPPAVSGTEYVGNMYIDGKGSFHSLFESNGKSYSGTGDLFASVIMGGMMRGQEVEETMRLAEKFLSAAIEATAKEQIPTVDGVNFETFLGMLL; encoded by the coding sequence ATGAAAAAAGTTGCGGTTATCCAAGATATGTCTTCGTTCGGAAAGTGCTCGCTCACGGCAGCAATTCCGGTCCTGTCCGTAATGGGTGTGCAGGCAGTGCCGCTGCCCACGGCGGTTTTGACCTCTCAAACAGAGTATCCAAGCTATTATTGTGAGGATCTGACGGCTAAGATGGGGCATTTTACAAATGAATGGAGCAAACTAGGAGCAACATTTGACGGCATTCATACAGGGTTCGTGACAGGAAAAGAACAGATTGAAAACATCTTTTCATTTTTAGATACATTTTATAAAGAAGAGACGATGCTCCTTGTCGATCCGGTAATGGGTGACCGGGGGCAGATGTATGATGTATTTACGGATGAGCTGATCGGCTATATGAAGGAGCTTGCAAAGCGCGCAGACATCATTACGCCAAACGTAACGGAATGCTGTTTGCTGACAGGTTTGCCGTACGATAAGTTACAAAGCTATCGAACGAACGAGGATTATCTAACTGCGATTAGGGAGGCCGGGCATCGGCTCCAGTCAATGACTAATGCAAGTGTCATCATTACTGGCCTGAATCCGCCGGCCGTTTCGGGAACGGAGTACGTCGGCAATATGTATATCGACGGAAAGGGTTCGTTCCACAGCTTATTTGAGTCAAACGGCAAAAGCTATTCCGGAACGGGCGATTTATTTGCATCCGTCATCATGGGAGGCATGATGCGTGGCCAAGAGGTGGAGGAAACGATGAGACTGGCGGAGAAATTTTTATCGGCCGCAATCGAAGCGACTGCAAAGGAGCAGATTCCAACAGTTGACGGCGTGAATTTTGAAACGTTTTTAGGGATGTTACTATAA
- a CDS encoding AraC family transcriptional regulator produces the protein MKIRLLVKDSLEAQGLKWLLTSQWSDIQVEIAETIDTSMNADLYIIDMTYIMTEEYILPPQAVWLGISSERTFQTVYKALSLKAEDILFRPFQPDRLIKQVQQIRFRWRNENEQFKSSSRQEEGILTYENLLIGATIPENLVLLSLIAPSRVGELDHLVRDLKKHDFPPTCDIFPFSNFVLIIHRQVDVHVLQEAYSMFFAQWKRQSDALLTIYLYADESGASYPELYKKMRRFHERIFYDGYDILTIENEDLHWRDMDPFLSPLEQRQWVEMLEKRQVGDIRKWMEQDFLTLEPPFPDPEMVRVRLTSILAQVRRYMTANSLKTQKVEIEYHSLFETVIREPVMYHIVQSFTSFIAELLQISADESKREGNLVDKVQERIAANYWDATWNLAACADELKLHKSTLSRKYAMEAGEPFSDALLKMRIEEAKRLLTETDLSIAEVSSSAGFTHSTYFSRRFKEETGMTPYQFRMKWV, from the coding sequence ATGAAAATTCGACTCCTTGTCAAAGACTCACTCGAAGCACAGGGACTGAAATGGCTGCTCACATCCCAATGGAGCGATATCCAGGTGGAAATAGCAGAAACGATAGATACTTCCATGAATGCAGACCTCTATATTATCGATATGACATACATCATGACGGAGGAGTACATACTGCCGCCTCAAGCAGTTTGGCTTGGTATTTCTTCTGAACGTACATTCCAAACAGTTTATAAAGCACTCTCCTTGAAGGCTGAAGATATTTTATTCCGACCATTCCAGCCCGATAGGCTCATCAAACAAGTCCAGCAAATCCGCTTTAGGTGGCGGAATGAAAATGAGCAGTTCAAAAGCTCAAGCCGTCAGGAGGAAGGCATTCTGACATACGAGAACTTGCTGATTGGTGCAACCATTCCGGAGAACTTAGTGCTTTTGAGTTTAATCGCGCCATCGCGGGTAGGGGAGCTCGACCATCTTGTCCGCGACCTAAAAAAACATGATTTTCCGCCCACTTGTGATATTTTTCCCTTTTCAAATTTCGTCCTTATCATCCATCGACAAGTGGATGTACATGTTTTACAGGAAGCGTATTCAATGTTTTTCGCCCAATGGAAACGCCAGTCTGACGCCCTTTTGACAATCTATTTATATGCTGATGAAAGTGGAGCAAGTTACCCGGAGTTGTATAAAAAGATGCGCCGCTTCCATGAACGGATTTTTTATGATGGTTATGACATTTTGACAATTGAAAACGAAGACCTTCATTGGCGGGATATGGATCCGTTTCTTTCTCCGTTAGAGCAACGGCAATGGGTGGAGATGCTTGAAAAGCGTCAAGTGGGGGATATCCGGAAATGGATGGAACAGGATTTCCTGACTTTGGAGCCGCCATTCCCGGACCCTGAGATGGTTCGTGTTCGTTTAACGAGCATCCTTGCTCAAGTTCGACGTTATATGACTGCTAATTCTTTGAAAACGCAGAAAGTGGAGATAGAATACCATTCATTATTTGAAACAGTCATCCGTGAACCGGTCATGTATCATATCGTTCAGTCATTTACCTCATTCATTGCGGAGTTGCTCCAGATTTCTGCTGATGAATCCAAACGGGAAGGTAACCTTGTGGACAAGGTACAGGAACGGATTGCTGCAAATTATTGGGATGCGACTTGGAATTTAGCGGCATGCGCAGACGAGTTGAAACTGCACAAAAGTACATTGAGCCGAAAGTATGCAATGGAGGCGGGGGAGCCGTTCAGCGATGCATTGTTAAAAATGCGGATAGAGGAAGCGAAGCGTTTATTGACAGAGACAGACTTATCGATTGCCGAAGTGTCAAGTTCAGCAGGTTTCACCCATTCCACCTATTTTAGTCGGCGGTTCAAAGAGGAGACCGGTATGACCCCTTATCAATTTAGGATGAAGTGGGTATAG
- the hutI gene encoding imidazolonepropionase, whose protein sequence is MKPLWIKHAAQLATIAGENAPRKRKEMSELGIIEDGSIWVEDGLIQAIGTTAELERRFGDRAAEAEIIDATGRLVTPGLVDPHTHVAYGGSREREFEMRLEGATYMEIMNAGGGIHATTRMTRESTEEELVEQTTRRLDSFLKHGVTTVEGKSGYGLDLETELKQLRVMKRLNETHPVDLVPTFMAAHAVPQEYKGNEDEYIDSIINDMLPVVAEEGLAVFNDVFCEVGVFTPEQSERILEAGKKHGLIPKIHADEIESYGGAELAAKVGAISAEHLLKASDEGIKQMAEAGVIACLLPATALYLREEAAKGRQMVDEGVAVAISTDCNPGSSPTTSMPLVMNLACISMRLTPAEALVAATMNAACAIKMEEKVGSLEVGKQGDVVMWNIGNYQELQYLFGVNHVDKVWKRGQQVVG, encoded by the coding sequence TTGAAACCACTTTGGATAAAACATGCAGCGCAGCTTGCGACAATCGCAGGGGAAAACGCACCGCGAAAGCGTAAGGAAATGTCGGAGTTAGGCATTATCGAAGATGGAAGCATTTGGGTTGAAGACGGTCTGATCCAGGCAATCGGAACGACGGCTGAATTGGAGCGACGTTTTGGTGATCGTGCAGCTGAAGCTGAAATCATTGACGCAACCGGCCGTCTGGTAACACCTGGACTTGTCGACCCGCATACGCATGTCGCCTATGGTGGCAGCCGCGAGCGTGAATTTGAAATGCGGCTTGAAGGTGCGACTTATATGGAAATCATGAATGCTGGCGGAGGTATACATGCGACAACAAGGATGACGCGTGAATCGACAGAAGAAGAGCTTGTTGAGCAAACGACACGCAGACTTGATTCCTTCCTGAAGCATGGGGTGACGACGGTTGAAGGGAAGAGTGGATATGGGCTGGATCTTGAAACGGAGCTGAAGCAACTTCGAGTCATGAAGCGTTTGAATGAAACCCATCCAGTCGATCTTGTACCAACGTTTATGGCGGCACATGCCGTTCCGCAAGAATATAAAGGTAATGAAGATGAATATATTGATAGCATCATCAATGACATGCTTCCTGTCGTAGCGGAAGAGGGGCTTGCTGTTTTCAATGATGTGTTCTGTGAAGTCGGAGTGTTCACGCCGGAACAATCGGAGCGCATTTTGGAAGCCGGGAAAAAGCACGGGTTGATCCCGAAAATCCATGCGGATGAGATCGAGTCGTATGGCGGGGCAGAACTTGCCGCGAAAGTCGGCGCCATTTCGGCGGAGCATCTATTAAAGGCATCTGACGAAGGCATCAAACAGATGGCTGAAGCAGGGGTGATCGCTTGTTTACTACCGGCGACGGCGTTGTATTTACGCGAAGAAGCGGCGAAAGGGCGTCAAATGGTAGATGAAGGGGTTGCTGTTGCAATCTCAACGGACTGCAATCCAGGTTCGTCTCCGACAACATCTATGCCTCTTGTCATGAACTTGGCGTGTATTTCGATGCGTTTGACACCTGCTGAGGCATTGGTCGCTGCAACGATGAATGCCGCTTGCGCGATCAAGATGGAAGAGAAAGTCGGATCGCTCGAGGTTGGTAAACAGGGTGATGTCGTTATGTGGAATATCGGAAATTATCAGGAGTTGCAGTATTTATTCGGCGTGAATCATGTCGACAAGGTTTGGAAAAGGGGACAACAGGTTGTAGGGTAA
- a CDS encoding SEC-C metal-binding domain-containing protein: protein MIGRNDPCSCGSGKKYKKCCGKKGPDLVGMIVNEELDQILSNFFDQYPKGEDRKEMIRMMREWILRLSDSWSKEDIEEAASEFYLFVHKPEGWHEYIREQLNASKREGVLNVLKAWDEPFMLLAEILGTDEGMLEVRQLFTDEVYHVTRNEGMPVEEGTLMFGSVLRDPRKREDAIAPVSSMMFLARWSKQTKQSLMELRESKKALTPEQFIRNHALDIYELFIKRSQASLNELVEEVLNPSQFDSLKALEAALRGLGQDAGVREILHKLAVAYFMNHQSEIESKNDFVASAIWTGAELGVIRGLVSSQSEVAAQYDSTVNGMTSFVKELSSLYEEMMGSFDEPVANRAYDIGTDPRATEKGLWETAMTTTGVVQPERKPDVDEGRAQMLAYEAYAAESEEERRELAAKAYAISPNLPDVLMLAAEVETDAKKASDLYEKAIRNASKTFEPNENPWMNLPNRTFMRAAFMYGVHLFMNKEFSEAADVFKDLVRMNATDNQGARFEAVASLIHAKRFNEAAEIMVRYEKGSQSDATYLYLDWKLEHDASEGQSEEAEAMLEKAAKANGHVMHLRTFKAKTIDYPRQMFIQPGSEEEARYIWLLLNGPN from the coding sequence ATGATTGGCAGAAATGATCCTTGTTCGTGCGGGAGCGGTAAAAAGTATAAGAAATGCTGCGGGAAAAAGGGTCCCGACCTCGTTGGAATGATCGTCAATGAAGAATTGGACCAAATCCTTAGCAACTTCTTTGATCAATATCCAAAAGGGGAAGATCGAAAAGAGATGATCCGCATGATGCGGGAGTGGATTCTCCGACTTTCCGACAGTTGGAGTAAAGAGGATATTGAAGAAGCGGCGAGTGAATTTTATTTATTCGTACATAAGCCGGAGGGCTGGCATGAGTATATCCGTGAGCAGTTAAACGCGTCAAAGCGGGAGGGAGTGCTGAATGTCCTGAAAGCTTGGGACGAGCCATTCATGCTGCTTGCGGAAATTTTGGGTACCGACGAAGGAATGTTGGAAGTTCGACAATTATTTACCGATGAAGTTTATCATGTCACCCGCAACGAAGGGATGCCGGTGGAAGAGGGAACGTTGATGTTCGGTTCCGTGCTGCGTGATCCAAGGAAGCGGGAAGATGCGATTGCGCCAGTTTCTTCGATGATGTTTTTAGCGAGATGGAGCAAGCAGACGAAACAGTCGCTCATGGAATTGCGGGAGAGTAAAAAGGCATTGACGCCTGAACAGTTTATTCGCAATCATGCGCTTGATATTTATGAGCTTTTCATCAAACGGAGTCAAGCTTCGCTTAATGAGTTGGTTGAAGAAGTGTTGAACCCTTCGCAATTTGATTCATTGAAAGCATTGGAAGCGGCATTGCGCGGATTGGGACAGGATGCGGGCGTGAGGGAAATCCTTCATAAGTTGGCGGTAGCCTATTTCATGAACCATCAATCGGAAATTGAATCTAAAAATGATTTTGTTGCATCCGCAATTTGGACAGGAGCGGAGCTTGGTGTGATCAGAGGACTTGTGAGTTCGCAATCAGAAGTCGCCGCGCAATACGATTCGACAGTGAACGGGATGACTTCGTTTGTGAAGGAATTGTCGTCTCTGTACGAAGAGATGATGGGTAGCTTCGATGAACCGGTGGCGAACCGTGCCTATGACATCGGCACCGATCCGCGTGCTACTGAAAAGGGACTTTGGGAAACGGCGATGACAACGACGGGTGTCGTCCAACCGGAACGAAAACCTGATGTGGATGAAGGACGGGCGCAAATGCTTGCGTATGAGGCTTACGCTGCTGAAAGTGAAGAAGAAAGACGTGAGCTTGCCGCGAAAGCGTACGCGATTTCACCAAATTTGCCGGATGTGCTCATGCTTGCAGCGGAAGTTGAAACAGACGCGAAAAAGGCATCTGACCTTTATGAAAAGGCAATCCGCAATGCGAGCAAGACATTCGAACCTAACGAAAACCCGTGGATGAACCTTCCAAACCGGACATTTATGCGTGCGGCGTTTATGTACGGCGTCCATTTATTCATGAACAAAGAATTCAGTGAAGCAGCGGACGTTTTCAAGGACCTTGTTCGAATGAACGCAACGGATAATCAAGGGGCGCGTTTTGAAGCAGTCGCTTCTTTGATACATGCAAAACGGTTCAATGAGGCGGCTGAAATAATGGTTCGCTATGAAAAAGGGTCGCAGTCGGACGCAACTTATTTATATCTTGATTGGAAACTTGAACATGATGCTTCGGAAGGACAGTCGGAGGAAGCGGAGGCAATGCTTGAAAAGGCTGCCAAGGCGAATGGTCATGTCATGCACTTACGGACATTTAAAGCGAAAACGATTGATTATCCAAGACAGATGTTCATCCAGCCGGGCAGTGAAGAGGAAGCACGTTATATTTGGCTGTTGTTGAACGGGCCGAATTGA
- the hutG gene encoding formimidoylglutamase codes for MNKVNESIWSGRVDHTEDRSSFRYHQVVEIADIENVSGGCTIIGFECEEGVRRNKGRLGAAEAPNALRSGLAPQPWRFPETARLFDVSNIDCVGEDLESAQQQLGDAVAAILMNGSKPIILGGGHETLYGHYLGVRESLGKVATLGIINIDAHFDLRPYDEQPSSGTMFRQILEQDPNARYFVAGIQRYGNTQELFNRADLLGVTYVMEDEMIPGHLESLMASLEDFMNEHDAVMLTLCTDVVNAAFAPGVSATSPFGLDPSTVRSIIRKVVAHEKTRSFDICEVNPSLDENGRTVKLGAYFVNEAIAGFLLK; via the coding sequence GTGAATAAAGTTAATGAATCTATTTGGTCCGGTCGGGTTGACCATACGGAAGATCGGTCAAGCTTCCGCTATCATCAAGTCGTTGAAATCGCGGATATTGAGAATGTGTCGGGCGGATGTACAATTATTGGATTCGAATGTGAAGAAGGCGTCAGGAGGAATAAAGGTCGTCTAGGCGCGGCCGAAGCACCTAATGCGTTGCGGAGTGGACTGGCACCTCAGCCTTGGCGATTCCCGGAGACGGCCCGTCTATTCGACGTCAGCAATATCGACTGTGTCGGCGAAGATTTAGAGTCTGCACAACAGCAATTAGGTGATGCTGTGGCTGCGATTTTAATGAACGGATCAAAACCGATTATTTTAGGCGGCGGGCATGAAACGTTATACGGACATTATTTAGGAGTCCGCGAATCGCTTGGCAAGGTAGCGACTCTTGGCATTATCAATATTGATGCGCATTTTGACTTGCGACCTTATGATGAACAACCTTCTTCAGGTACGATGTTCAGGCAGATTTTAGAACAAGACCCGAATGCACGCTATTTCGTTGCTGGCATCCAACGCTACGGCAATACACAGGAGTTGTTTAATCGTGCAGATTTATTAGGCGTTACTTATGTAATGGAAGATGAAATGATTCCTGGACACCTTGAAAGTTTAATGGCTTCATTGGAAGACTTCATGAATGAACATGATGCGGTAATGCTTACTTTATGCACGGATGTCGTCAATGCCGCATTCGCGCCGGGGGTTAGTGCCACTTCACCATTTGGCCTTGACCCTTCTACAGTGCGTTCCATTATCCGAAAAGTAGTGGCGCATGAAAAAACACGTTCTTTCGACATTTGCGAAGTGAATCCTTCATTGGATGAAAACGGGCGGACTGTAAAGTTGGGTGCTTACTTTGTGAATGAAGCGATAGCGGGTTTTCTGCTGAAATGA